Proteins encoded together in one Miscanthus floridulus cultivar M001 chromosome 16, ASM1932011v1, whole genome shotgun sequence window:
- the LOC136510703 gene encoding uncharacterized protein produces MAASWGLSRTLIKITPAGDLLMLDFINSNIYKVQLPPELPGSTRCAAPLAAARLDQPSATSAARELFRWRRSSLELVMAVTDGGSRLHCKEVVLTPTHLAIGMEYAAAGELFERICNAGRFSEDEARFFFQQLISGVSYCHSMGPESDDDDKKPATGRQKMRSSRLWFSGLERWRQC; encoded by the exons ATGGCAGCAAGCTGGGGATTGAGCCGCACGCTCATCAAGATCACCCCCGCCGGTGACCTCCTCATGCTCGACTTCATCAACAGCAACATCTACAAGGTCCAGCTGCCGCCTGAATTGCCTGGATCGACTCGGTGCGCGGCCCCTCTGGCAGCGGCGCGGCTAGATCAGCCGTCGGCGACTTCGGCGGCCAGGGAGCTCTTTCGGTGGCGGCGCTCATCTCTGGAGCTTGTGATGGCGGTGACTGACGGTGGATCCAGACTTCATTGCAAAGAA GTTGTGCTAACTCCCACACATTTGGCCATAGGTATGGAATATGCTGCTGCTGGTGAGCTATTTGAAAGGATCTGCAATGCTGGAAGATTTAGTGAGGATGAG GCAAGATTCTTCTTCCAACAACTGATTTCAGGAGTTAGCTATTGTCATTCAATG GGTCCGGAAAGTGATGACGATGACAAAAAACCAGCAACAGGAAGGCAGAAGATGCGAAGTAGTCGTCTATGGTTTTCAGGACTCGAGAGATGGCGACAATGTTAG
- the LOC136512601 gene encoding ran-binding protein 1 homolog b-like yields MADKEPVVERPEAAEEEEDASAAAAAAGEEEDTGAQVAPIVRLEELAVTTGEEDEDVLLDMKAKLYRFDKDGNQWKERGTGTVKLLKHKETGKVRLVMRQAKTLKICANHLVASTTKMQEHAGSDKSCVWHAADFADGELKEEMFAIRFGSVENCKKFKELIEEIAESLTKNEGKEGEDGSSTAELLEKLTVSDGKSEESGKSESTDSGKVNETKSDAAPAE; encoded by the exons ATGGCGGACAAGGAGCCCGTCGTGGAGCGACCCGAGgcggctgaggaggaggaggacgcctcagccgccgccgctgccgcgggGGAGGAAGAGGACACGGGCGCCCAGGTGGCTCCCATCGTGCGGCTCGAGGAGTTAGCCGTCACCAccggcgaggaggacgaggacgtccTGCTCGACAT GAAGGCGAAGCTGTACCGATTTGACAAAGACGGGAACCAATGGAAGGAACGAGGCACGGGCACCGTCAAGCTTCTCAAGCACAAGGAGACCGGCAAGGTCCGCCTAGTCATGCGCCAGGCCAAGACGCTTAAGATCTGCGCGAACCATCTCG TGGCCTCCACCACGAAGATGCAGGAGCATGCCGGCAGCGACAAGTCGTGTGTCTGGCACGCTGCTGACTTTGCAGATGgcgaactcaaggaagagatgttTGCCATCAGGTTTGGTTCGGTAGAAA ATTGCAAGAAGTTCAAGGAGTTGATTGAGGAGATTGCTGAGTCACTTACAAAGAACGAGGGCAAGGAAGGTGAAGATGGTTCTTCCACGGCTGAATTGCTGGAGAAGCTCACTGTGAGCGATGGCAAATCTGAGGAAAGTGGCAAGTCGGAGTCAACTGATTCTGGCAAAGTGAACGAAACCAAATCTGACGCAGCCCCAGCCGAGTAG